A segment of the Bacillota bacterium genome:
GCAGCCTTCACCTTCACCAGTACCTCGCCCGGACCCGGCCGGGGCACGTCCACCTCGCCCAGCTCGGCTCCCGGACCAGAGCCCAGCTTAACTATCGCTTTCATCGCCGCTTCCTCCCCTGCGCCACAGGCTGGATCCCACCCTGCGGACGGCCACCAGCGCCGCCTCCACGTCACGGGCGGTGACGTGCCGGTGGGTCACCATGCGTATCCGCTGGCCGAGATGCAGGCACAGGACACCTTCGCGCTCCAGGGCCCGCACCATTTCGCGGGCGGTCAGCGGAGGCGCCACCTCGAAGAAAACGATGTTGGTCTGGACCTGTTCGGGCGGCAACGCCAGACGGACGAACGGCATATCGGCCATTCCCTCGGCCAAGCGGCGGGCGTTGGCGTGATCTCCGGCCAGGCACTCGGGCATGGTCTGGAGCGCCACCAGCCCCGCAGCAGCCAGGATCCCCGCCTGACGCATGGATCCGCCCAGAAGATGCCGCAGCTCCCTGGCCTCCCGCACGAATTCCCGGCTGCCCAGAAGAAGCGAACCCGCCGGCGCCGACAAACCTTTGGACAGGCAGCACATCAACGCATCCGCATCTCGGGCCAGCCGGGCCACCGGCTCGCCCAGGGCGACAGCCGCGTTGAAGAGCCGGGCCCCGTCGAGGTACACGGGGATACCCCGCCCCCGGGCCAGTCCGGCCAGGCGAGCGGTTTCCGCAGAAGACATGGCCACCCCGCCGCCGGCATTGTACGTGTTCTCCAGACACAGCAGCCGGTAGCTCGGAAAGCCGGATTCCAGTTCCCCCTCCAGCTTGTCGGGGTCCATGTGTCCGTCGGGCGCGGGCACACCTCGGGCGGACACCCCGATGAACCCCGCCAGGCCGGAAAGCACTATGTGGGCATCGGGGAAACAGGCCAGCCAGTCACCCGGACGCAGGAAGAGCCTCAGGGCCAGTGAGTTGGCCATCATCCCGCTGGGCACGAACAGGGCCGCCTCCTTGCCCAGGAGTTCCGCCGCCGCTTCCTCGAGGCGGGTCACGGATGAGCGATCCCCCAGGGTATCGTCACCCAGCTCCGCCTCCGCCATGGCCTTCCACATCTCGGGCGTGGGCTGCGTTACGGTATCGCTCCTCAGATCTATCCCAGCCGCCTCCGGCACCAAACCGCCTCCTCAAACACACGGCCAGGTGGGCAGATTGCCCCCCAGCTCGTTCCGGTATATCACCCCCGCCTTCATGACCAGGCGGGGCTCACCCAGCAGGCGCAGGTCCTCCATGGGGTTACCCATGACCAGGATGAGGTCGGCGGCCTTCCCGGGCTCCAGCGTACCCACTTCGTCCGCAACACCCAGGAGTTCGGCTGCCCACCGGGTGGCCGCCAGGATGGACTGGTACTCACCCAATCCCCTTTCGTGGAGCAGGCCGACCTCGGTTGCCACCATGCCGTGGGGGGTGAGGGTGACACCGGCATCGGTGCCCGCCGCCACCTTCACGCCCGCCGCGATGGCCATTTCGGCACTGCCCCAATGCCGGGACCTGATCTCGCGGGCCCTGGCCACTATCCAGGCCGGCACCCCTTCGCCGCGGAAAAGGTCCAGGAGGGCGAAGGAAGGGGTCAGGGTGGGCACCAGGTAAACACCCCGGTCTTTCAGGAGGCTCGTCGATGCCTCGTCCAGGAAAACCCCGTGCTCCACGCTGGCTACTCCGGCCAGGGCACAGGCACGGATCCCTTCGGCAGCCTGGGCGTGGGCCACCACCTTCCTCCCCGCCCGGGCGGCCTCCTCGACGACCACGCTCAGTTCGTCCGCGGTGAACTGCGGGCGACGGGGATGGGAGCCCCTGGTGATCACGCCACCGGTCGCCATCACCTTGATCTGATCGGCGCCGGCCTTCAGCTCGGTGCGGACCGCCTTCACCAGCTCGCGGGCATCGTCGGCCTCCCGCCCTATCAGGTGCGCATGCCCGCCGGTGGTGGTGAGGCAAAGCCCGCTCGCCAGCACCCTCGGCCCGACAGCAGCACCTCGCCCGATGCAGTCGCGGAGCAGCAGATCGATGCAGGCAGGCCCGCCGCAATCGCGCACGGTGGTAACCCCCGCCATCAGGTTCCGCAAGGCATTGGTAGCCGCGCGAGCCACGGTCGCCTCGGGCGGTTCGGCCGCCAGGGTGGCAAACGGGTCGGACCCCCCGTCCAGGCAGAGGTGAACGTGGCAGTCGATGAGGCCCGGCAGGACCGCGTATCCCGATACCTCGACCACCTGCGTCCCCGGGGGCGGTTCAAGGCCCCGCTCCACCGTGGCGATCCTGTCCCCTTCCACGAGGACGTCACCCTGAAAAGGGGTGGGAGAACAGCAATCGATTACGAGGGCATCTCTGAAGAGTACCCTCACGCCTTCACCCCCCGCAGACAGACAGACACGGCAACCCTCGTCAGATCAACTTGTAGATGCGGGCCAGGTTCTCCCCGAATATCAGCACCTCGGCCTCGGCCCCGAGGTTGAGGCGCCGTATGGCCTCCACGCAGAGGTCCGGGTAAGAACCCGGTGCGTTGGAGCCGAACACCACCCTCTCCGGACCCAGCTCCTTCACGGCGAACTTGATCAGGATCGGTTCCACGCATATCAGCGTGGTCCCCAGGTAGATATTGGGGCACATCCTGGCTGCCAGGATGGCTTGGTTTTCCCGGAAACGGTATCCCATGTGGTCCATGATGATGGGGACCTCGGGGTACCTCTGTGCCAGAGCGGCGATCTCAAGCGGGTAACAGTTGTAAGAGCCGGAGTGGATGTTGACCGGAATCCCCAGCTCGCGGGCCTTCTCCATCACCGGGTCCACAGTCGGACTCTCTACCGCGTATCCGTGAAAAGTCGGCATCAGCTTGAGGGCCTTCAGCCCCCACCGGGTGATCGCCGTCTCCAGTTCCTCAACCGCTTCCTGCCCGAAGCGGGGATTCACCTGGGCGCACCCGATGATGCGATCCTCGTACCCCCGGATCGCCTCGGCCAGCCCGCGGTTGTCGGGCCTGAAGTCGGGCGAGGGCATCAGCACCACCATGTCGATACCGGCTGCGTCCTCCATCTCGAGGATCTCCCGCGGGCCGTAGACTTTCCCGTCCAGAGGTTGCGGCGACCAGTATGCTTCGAAATCGATCTTCACTGACAGACCTCCTCCAACCTAGCCCGTATGCTCCTATCTCAAGCCGGACCGGTGACCGAGCCGCATGGACATCCGCCTGGCGGTGTCCAGCACTACGGGCACCAGCTGGGCCAGATAGCCTGCATCCGCTTCCGAAGTGGCAGCGGTCACGCTCACGCCCGCCACCACGCGCCCCGCCACATTTCTCACCGGGGCCCCCAGGCAGCAAATCCCCGCAGCGCTTTCCTCCAGGTCGAACGCGTACCCCTGCTCGCGAACCAAAGCCAGGTGCTCGAGGAACCGCTCCGGGTCCGTTATGGTGGCGGGCGTCCGCCGCGGAAGGCCACGGGTGGCAAGGATTTGCCTTATCTCTTCCGGGGGCATCCAGGCCACCAGGCACTTACCCAGGGCGGTCGTCTGCACGGGGGCACGCTGCCCCACGCGAGCGTGAAACACAAGACCCAGCTCGCTCCGCTTTTCGACATTCCTGATGTACAGGACCTCGCCTTTGTCGAGGATGGCCAGGTGGGCCGAGAGACCGGTCTGCTCCGCCAGCCGCTCCAGGTCGTGGGTCAGCCCCTCGATGCCGTAGTCTGTCAGGAAGAGTTCACCGAGTTCGAACATCTTGGGCCCGATGCGCCACCGCCCCGTATGTGTATTTCTCTCCAGAAAGCCCCGCATCTCCAGCGTGGCCACGAGACGATGCACCATGCTCTTATGTAGCCCCAGCGCCTCGCTCATCTCGCCCAGCCCCAACTCGGAGGCCCGCTCGTTGAACAGCTCGAGTACCGCCAGGGCCCGATCCACCGACTGAAGCAGGAAGTAGGGGTTCTGGCGAGAACCCGACCCTTCTCTCGATACCCGGCCCCCTGCCACGTTCGCGGCCTCCTTCAACAACTCTTCAACAACTTCCGGAGTTGCACCGGAACCTCCTCCGGAAAGGATCCCGGAATACCTCCAGAACGCCTCCCGACTTCCGCAACCCCAGCGGAACCGAGTAGCGGTCGTCGGGCTGCGGGAAGTCACTGCGGTAGTGTGAGCCCCGGCTCTCGCGCCGCTCCGAACATGCCACCAGGATGGCCCTGGCCGCCTCGGCCAGGCTGTTGGCAGCCAGTGCGACCGTCGATGAGCCACGGGCCAGCCAGCACCTGGGATCAAACGCACCCAGCAGGCCCTCGACGGCCTGGAGGGCTGTGCCGAGGCCGGCAGCATCCCTCACCACGAGAGCAGCGCCGTCCGTCTCCCGCTTGACCCTGAGCACGACCTCACGCGGAGAAAGATGGCTGTCGACCACCACCTCGCGGAAGGGATACACGTCCAGGGTCTCGGCCGCCTCCCGCAGGAAAGTTTCGGGCGCCACCTCGTCCGTCCCGCGCGCGAACGTCGCCGCCGAACGCCCCGCCCGGTACCCGAACACCTGCGTGGCGGCGATCATATTGCCCCCCAGGCGGTCCGCCCCGTGCGGCCCGGCGGCCACTTCGCCCGCCGCATACAGGCCGGGAACTCCCGTTGAGGTATCGGCTCCGATCACCAGCCCGCCGTTGAACGCCTGCGCAAAGGGGGCCACTATGAGGCTCTGGCGAAGGTCGATGCCCAGCCTGCTCACCCACCTGACCCAGGTCGAACTGAACCACCGCTCGTCTTCCAGCAGCGACTGCGGTAACTCCAGCAGGACCCCGCCCGACGGGAACCCCCGCCCGGCCACCATTTCCGATGCCACCGCGATGTCGACCCACCGGCTGGGCAGCCTGCTGGAGAACGGACCATGCGTGCTCCTCTCGGCAAGCACTTCCTCTGCACTGGTCCCCCGGGGAAGATAATCGTGCAGAAACTCGCGCCCCTGGACGTTGAGCATCCGGGGAACGTGGGTGAAAACTCTCTCGGACAGCAACACCTTGGGAGCCGGGCGGGTGATGGCGAAAAGGATCTGGATGAACTCCATGTTGGCCAGCTCAGCCCCGGCATCAAGGCCCAGGACGTACCCGTCGCCGGTCGCCTCCCCTCCGCTCAGGCCCAGGCGGTAAACCTGCGTGCCACCACCGGTGGCCAGCACGACCGCCCGTCCCTTGAGGCCCACGATGCCTGATGGCGTAGCCGCAAGCGCTCCCACGCACCGCCCGCCGTGCTTCACGAGGCCGAAGACGTGGTGACGCTCCCGCACGAGGCAACCGGCCGAGAGCGCCCGGCCCACCAGAACCTGCCTGATTACGTCCATCCCGTGGGCCGCCATCGCCCGCGGTCTGCGCGCGAAGCACCCCACCATCCTGAGGGGTTCGGACCCGTCTGTGAGGAAGGGTATGCCATAGCTCTGCAGGTCCCGGAAGCGTACGGGAGCCTCCTCCGCGAGAATGCGGGCTAAGACGGGATCCTCCATGCCCTGGCCGGCTTCTCTGATCTCCCTGAGGTGTTCCTCGGGGCTGTCACCTTCTGCCCCGGTCAGCACCGCCTGCATCCCCCAGCCGGGGGTCTTGGGATAAAACGTGGCACCGGAGTACCCCAGGCGCCCCTTGGTGACGATGGCGGTGCGCAGGCCCGCCCCCGCCGCCTCAATGGCTGCCCTTATGCCTGCCGCTCCTCCGCCTATGATCAGGACGTCAAATGCTTCCGTGCGGTCCACTTTGAGCAATGTACTAGGCCCCCCGGTCGTCAGCCCGAACGTCAAGTGCATCCCGCAGGCCGTCGCCCACGAAGTTGATGCTCAGCACCGACAGGGCGATCATCAGACCCGGCGGTACCCACAGCCAGGGCATGTGGCGCAGTATGGTGAGAGACTGGGCGTCTGTCAGCATGTTCCCCCAGGTGGGAATGGGGGGAGGAACGCCAACGCCGAGAAAGCTCATGGCCGACTCGATGAGGATTGCCTGTGCCACGCCCAGGGTGACGTTCACCATTATGGTCGGAACCACGTTCGGGAGCATATGGACAAAAATGGTGCGGGCATCCCGGGCACCGCAGGCCTGGGCCGCCTCAACGAACTCCCGCGTCCTCAACGACAGAAACTCGCCGCGCACCAGACGCGCCAGGGGAGGCCACCCCACCAGCCCGATCACCAGCATCACGTTCCACAGGCTTGGCCCGACCACCGCCACCATGGTGATGAGCAACAGCAGTATGGGGAAGCTCAAAACCACATCCGCCAGCCGCATCACCACGTGATCAACCCAGCCACCGTAGTAACCGGCAAGCACCCCCACGAATACGCCGATCACCGTGTAAATCCCTACCGCTACGATCCCCACCGATAGCGACACCCGCGCCCCGTATATCAGACGGCTCAGGACGTCGCGACCGGAGGAGTCAGCCCCCAGCCAGTACTGTCGCGACGGCGGCGACCGATAAGCACCGAGATCGACCCCGTAAGGGTCACGCGGAGCCACCCACGGGGCGAACACCGCCAGGAAAACCAGCGTGGCCAGGATCGCGCCTCCCAGCAACGCCAACCGGTGACGCCGGAACCGGGCCCACACACCTCTGCCGCCGCGTTTCTTCGACCCGCTCGCCAAACTGCTCACCCTACCTGTACCGGATGCGGGGATCGATGACCGAATATGCCACATCCGCCGCCAGATTGCACAGGACCACCAAAACCGCACTGATGAAATTGACGCCCATTATCGTCGAATAGTCGCGCCTGGCGATGCTCGCTATGGCAAGCGATCCCACGCCGGGCCATTGAAATATCTGTTCGGTAATAACGGCCCCGCCAAAGAGGGCGGGAATGTTCAGAGCAACGACCGTGACCACCGGGATCAGGGCATTTCGCAAGGCATGCCTGTATATGACGACGCGTTCGTGCAGCCCCTTGGCCCGGGCGGTGCGAACAAAGTCCTGCCTGAGCACCTCCAGGAGGGAGGAACGGGTATACCGGAGGATTTGCGCTGCCTGCCCGAAACCAAGCACCGTGGCGGGTAGCACCAGGTGAAGCAGACTGTCCCACAGGCTCGGCGGAACCCCCACGGTATTCATCCCGGCGGTGGGCAGGATGTCGAGGGAAAGGGCAAAAATGTATATCAGCCCGAGTCCGAGGAAGAACGGCGGGATAGCGATGAACGCCATGCTGAACAACGTGGAGGAGTAGTCCAGAACCGAGTACTTCCTGACCGCGGAAATGATCCCTACGGGCACCCCGATTCCTGTCCCCACGACCAGGGCCGCCACCAGCAGCCGCACGGTGGCCGGAAGCCTTTCGGCTATAAGGCCAGCTACCGATTCGCCTGTGGTCAACGAGTATCCGAGATTCCCCCGAGTCAGTTCCTGCAACCAGCGCAGGTACCGCACCGGCAAAGGCTGATCGAGACCGAGCTCGTGCCTCCGGGCCTGCAGCCACTCCTGTCCCAGCTCCGCCGCCTGCTCGGGGCTGACCATCATCATTACCGGGTCGCCGGGCGCCATATTGACGAAAACGAAGGTCAGAACGGTGATTCCGATGAGCACTGGTATGGTGATCAACAAGCGGCGGGCAAGGTAACTCGTCAACAGACTCCCTCCGTCGCCGTGGTGGCAAGGCCCTCTGGCCTTGCCACCACGCACACTTTCACTCCACCGGCCGGTACTACTTGCCCTGCTCCACGATGCCCCAGTCGAAGACGTCCCACCCGAACGTATGCACCGTCCCGGGCGGCTTGCATCCGGCTACCCGCTTGTTCACAGCCCAGATCTCGTTGTTAGCCCAGAAGAACACGGTGGGCATGTCCTCGTTCAGGATGGAAGCGATCTCGTAGTATATTTGCTGCCGGGTCGCCCTGTCCGGGGTTGCACAGCCCTGCATGTAGAGATCGTCGATGCGGGGGTTCACGTAATGAGTTCCGTTTGCCCCCTTGGGCGTGTGGTTCCACGACAGGTAATACTGCGACGACACGTGCGGCTCGGCGCCGTAGACGCCGCCGCCGAAGGACGCCAGATCCCAGTCAGTGGTCCCGGCCAGGTACATCTTCGCGAACACGGCGGCTTCAACAGGCTTGAACTCGACATTGATGCCCGCTTCCTTCAACTGCTGCTGCATCACCGGGTACGCCGCATCCCTGTCCCGGATGCCCGGGATGTAGATCCACACCAGCTTGCGGTTCGTATCCCACCTGGCCTCTTTCAGCAACTGCCTGGCCTTCTCGGGATCATATTTATAAGGGTTGAGGTTGGGGTTGACTGCCCATTCCGGCCCGATGATGGGGCTGTTCACCACGCGACCGTGACCCTGCAGCACGGTCTTCAAAATGCCCTCGCGGTCGATGGCATACGCGAAGGCCTGCCGGATCCGCTTGTCCTGCAGGTACGGTTGCTGCAGATTGAAGCCCATCTGGAATATCCCGGCGCCCGGTACCGAGAGGACCTGTACGTGGGGGAGCGCAGCCAGCCGGCCGGCGTCAGTGGCCGATATTTTCGCGATGTCGATCTCACCCTTCTCCATCTGCGCCACAGCCACGTCCGTGGTCAGGACCTTGAAGAAAACGCGATCCAGCTTCGGCTTGCCCCGCCAGTAATCGGGGTTCTTCACCACTTCCACATACTGGTCAGTCTCGTACTTGACGAACTTGTACGGCCCCGAGCCGATCATCTTGTCCCGGAACGTCTGGGCGTTACCGAGCTGATCTAGGGAGGCGGATTCCAGCACGTGCTTGGGCAGAATGTACATGTCGGGAATGGCGAGTGCGAGGAATCCCACATCCGGCTTTTCCAGTTCCACCCTCACCGTGTAATCGTCCACCTTGGTGACACCTGCCACCGCGGAGGATTTGCCCTCTTTGTAGTCGGCAGATCCCTTGATCTCCGACAGTTTCCCCACCAGCCAGGAACCGGACTTGGGGTTGAGCATGACGTTGAACGTGAACACCACGTCATCGGCGGTAACAGGCTTGCCATCGTGCCACTTTGCATTCTTGGGGAGGTAGAACGTGAACACCTTCGCATCCGGCGAAACCTCGTACCGCTCGCACAGGTCGGGCACAACTTCGTACTTGTCGCTCAACCGCACGAGGTTATTGTAAATGCTGTTGAGGACATGGCGATCCTGACCCTGCCCGGACGAACTGATGGGGTTCAAACCAGCGGGCTTCATATAGAGGTGGACGTACAGAGCCTTTTCCTTCTGCGGGGCCTGGGACTTGCCGCCGGCGCAGCCACCTGCAAACAGCGCCAGGCAGAGCACGAGGCCCACGACCCCACAAATCAGTCTCCTCTTGTTCACAGTGAAGCCTCCTTCCGGTCAGTTGCGTGTCGATGCTGTCGTGCCTCTCAATGTGTGTTTTGATACTCTACCCCCGGGCGAGACCTCCCACCTCCTCATCTCTCACACGCGGTATTCTCCGTTTCCACCCGTCAGGGGTTGACCAGACGGGTGATCTCCGAAAGCCACACCACGAACTCGGCCGTCACGTCTATCGCGGTATAGCGGGCACCGCCAGCGGCCGGATTCTGCCAGCTGCCGTCTGGCTGCTGGGAAGCGACCAGGTACTCGCCCACGCGGAGAGCCACCCCACGGTACCGCTCCTCCCCGGTCAGCGAATGCATGAGAGCCGAGCCCCAGCCGACCTTCCCGCCCTGGGCCCGGCGGAACACATACTCCCCGCATCTGTCAGCGAAATCCATGTAGGAAGCGGCAAGACGCAGGTAGTCCCGGTCGCCGGTGGCCATGTAGCAACTGGCCAGGAACCCGGCCGCAATACCCGGGATGAAGTACCACTGCCAGTCCGCGCCAGCCTTGAGGACATAAGCGGAAGCCTGCTCGGCCGGGAACTCCGTCACCAGGCCGGAACCCTCCCGCCACACGAAGTACAGGGCCGTCTCGGGCTCCGGTTGCACCTCCCAAAGGCGCTTCAGAAATGCCGCCACCCGCAGCGCCCGGTCGATCCGGCCCGTGTACAGTGCCGCCATGCCCGCCATGCAGGTGCACATGGTGTCCTGCCCGGGTTGCCCCGGCCGGGAGTAAAACCCGCCCGAGGGACCCTGCAACGTCTCCAGGAAATCCATGCCCCGCCGGGAAATGTCGAAGTACCCCAGCCGGTGCGCACCGCAGACCAGCCAGGAATTGGCGTAGGGATAGATTGTTTCATGGAGTGGGCCGCGCGGGAACGGACCCAGGAAGTCACCGTTGGGAGCAAGGACGTTGGCCCTGACCCACTGGAGCAACCTGCTGGCCTCCCCCAGGTACCCGCCGGCGGCATATGCCCACGGGATTTTGTAATACGCGCCCACTCCGTCTTCCGGGCAAACCGAGCCGTCAGCATTCTGCAAGTCCAGTAACCACCGAAGGCCCTTCTGCAGCGCTTGCTGCATCTTCCCGGCACTCATACTCGCACCCCCAGAGCTCAGGCACCGCACGGCAACCCCAGATCCACGAGCTTTGCCCGCGACGGACGGCCGTTCTCATCCCAGCCACGCAACCTGTAATACTCCAGCAACGTGCTCTCAAACGGTTCGGGTACCTTGCCCGCGCGGAACCCTTCGCGGGCGGGTTCGAACATCCTGGGCGGCAGGCGGTCGTCTTTGCGCGAGATGCCGTCCCCCACGTTGATCACCCGCTGCAGGTTGAAGACGCGCTCTCCCGCACGGATGAGTTCCTCCGGGGTCATATCCCAGCCGGTGACGGCGTTGAGGGCAGCTACCGTCTCGCCCAGCCCCTGCCCCGTAGTCTGCATGAACAGGCAGCAAACGAGTGAATCCAGCACCGTGGCGTAATCCTGGAACAGCTTCGCCAGGTAAGCCTGGCCTTCCATCGAGAACCGGGCCGGGGGCTTCTCGAACCCCACTTCCGGCATCACCATCCCCGATTCCCCTCCGTGGGGGAAGCCGCGCAGGTGGCACGCGCCCCTCGTGCTGGTGGCATAGTTGATGGCCAGGCTGAAGTAGGTGCGGGGATCGTGAGCGGGAAAGTCCAGGCCCTTCACTTCCACCGTTATCGCTTCCGCGCCCTTGCCGATGGCGCGGGCCGCCGGTCGGATGCCTCTCGCAAACAGGGCCCCAAACCCCTCCCGCTTCCCTATCTGCTCCACCAGGTGGACCAGGAAATCCCCGCTCCCCCAGGTGGCCTCCCACCCGTCCAGGTCCGCCCGCGTCACCCAGCCTTTCTCGTAGCACTCCATGGTGAATGCCACGAACGAACCCGCCGATATGGTGTCTAGCCCCAGCCTGTTGCAGAGGTCGTTCGCCCAGGCCACGGCATCGAGGTCGTCAACCATGCAGCATGCGCCCAGCATGGCCAGGCTCTCGTACTCGGCCCCCGCACCCCCCTCGATCCGGTAGCGACCGTCGAGGTCGATGCGGCGGTGGCACCCTACCGGGCATGAGGCGCACCGCCACGAACGCGCGCGCAGGTACTCGGTGAACCGCGGCGCCCCTATGCGGGCCGCCCCTTCGGGCCACCTGTCACCGCTCCAGTACCTGATGGGGAGGTCCCCCGCTGCCTCACAATCGGACACAAACAGGGCAGTGCCGTGAGCGCGGCATGTGTCCCTGTTCGCACGGGCCAGCCTGGTGGAAAGCTCCCCGCGCAGCCTGCGCAGTTCCTCAGGATTGGCCACCTCCGGCCGGCGGCCTCCGGACACCACGATCGCCTTCAGGTTCTTGGCCCCCATCAGCGCCCCCAGGCCGCACCTGCCGGCGAAACTGTGCGCATCAGCGGAGATACAGGCTATGGCGACCTGCCTCTCACCCGCGGGGCCGATCGTCACCACGGATGCCCGCTCGTCCCCCACCTCCCTCCGGGCGAGCTCCACCGTCACAACGGCATCCCGTCCCCACAGAGAAGGTGCCGGCCTGATTTCGGCGCCTTCCTCCGTAACCCAGAGAAGGCTGGGGACGTCAGCCTTCCCCCTGATCACGATGCCCTCCAGGCCGGCTCCCTTGAGACGCGCCCCCCACTCCGCACCCCCCGTGCTCACGGCGAAGGTGCCCGTCAGCGGCGACTTCCCCACCACCGCCCACTTGGCGCTGCCGGGCAGCCCGGTGCCCTGGTAAGGTCCCACCGCAAAGATGAGGCAGCTGTCAGGCTCCAGGGCGCCAGCGCCGGGCGGAACCTCGTCGTACAGGATGCGCGTGCCCAGACCCGACCCGCCAACGTAAGACCGCCAGAAATCGCGACTGAACTCACGTATCTCCGTTCCCCCTGATCCCAGGTCCACCCGCAGCACGCGGTTGAAGTAACCTGGCTGCATACTCCTTCTGCCTCCCCCGGGACAACGGCCTTCACCCGATAGCGTCTCTGTCAGAGAGATGCCATCTCGCTCCTGGAGCACTAATTCGCCACATCCACGTTAAACTCCTCCCTAACCACCCATCATCTCCGCCACGCGCGGCCATACCGCCTCCTCACCGATAGCTGATACGCGGATCGCAGACGCTATAGAGGAGGTCGACCAGCACATTCACCAGGCTGTAGGCGAGCGCCGCAACCAGGGCAAATCCCATCATCGCCGGGAAATCGAAGGCAACCATGGCCCCGACGGCGTACCGTCCCAATCCGGGCCAGGAGAATATCGTCTCGGTCAACACCGCACCCCCGAGCAGCGAACCGTAGATGATGCCCAGCATGGTCAGGGTGGGGAGCAGTGCGTTCCTCAGTGCATGCCGGTAGATAACAAATCTCTCGCTGAGACCTTTCGCGCGTGCCGTGCGCACGTAATCCTCGCCGAGCACCTCCAACATGCTGGACCGTGCAAGCCGCAGTATCTGGCCGGCACCGCC
Coding sequences within it:
- the tdh gene encoding L-threonine 3-dehydrogenase (converts threonine and NAD to 1,2-amino-3-oxobutanoate and NADH; functions in threonine catabolism) yields the protein MKAIVKLGSGPGAELGEVDVPRPGPGEVLVKVKAA
- a CDS encoding GntG family PLP-dependent aldolase, giving the protein MPEAAGIDLRSDTVTQPTPEMWKAMAEAELGDDTLGDRSSVTRLEEAAAELLGKEAALFVPSGMMANSLALRLFLRPGDWLACFPDAHIVLSGLAGFIGVSARGVPAPDGHMDPDKLEGELESGFPSYRLLCLENTYNAGGGVAMSSAETARLAGLARGRGIPVYLDGARLFNAAVALGEPVARLARDADALMCCLSKGLSAPAGSLLLGSREFVREARELRHLLGGSMRQAGILAAAGLVALQTMPECLAGDHANARRLAEGMADMPFVRLALPPEQVQTNIVFFEVAPPLTAREMVRALEREGVLCLHLGQRIRMVTHRHVTARDVEAALVAVRRVGSSLWRRGGSGDESDS
- a CDS encoding amidohydrolase family protein, with protein sequence MRVLFRDALVIDCCSPTPFQGDVLVEGDRIATVERGLEPPPGTQVVEVSGYAVLPGLIDCHVHLCLDGGSDPFATLAAEPPEATVARAATNALRNLMAGVTTVRDCGGPACIDLLLRDCIGRGAAVGPRVLASGLCLTTTGGHAHLIGREADDARELVKAVRTELKAGADQIKVMATGGVITRGSHPRRPQFTADELSVVVEEAARAGRKVVAHAQAAEGIRACALAGVASVEHGVFLDEASTSLLKDRGVYLVPTLTPSFALLDLFRGEGVPAWIVARAREIRSRHWGSAEMAIAAGVKVAAGTDAGVTLTPHGMVATEVGLLHERGLGEYQSILAATRWAAELLGVADEVGTLEPGKAADLILVMGNPMEDLRLLGEPRLVMKAGVIYRNELGGNLPTWPCV
- a CDS encoding amidohydrolase family protein; protein product: MKIDFEAYWSPQPLDGKVYGPREILEMEDAAGIDMVVLMPSPDFRPDNRGLAEAIRGYEDRIIGCAQVNPRFGQEAVEELETAITRWGLKALKLMPTFHGYAVESPTVDPVMEKARELGIPVNIHSGSYNCYPLEIAALAQRYPEVPIIMDHMGYRFRENQAILAARMCPNIYLGTTLICVEPILIKFAVKELGPERVVFGSNAPGSYPDLCVEAIRRLNLGAEAEVLIFGENLARIYKLI
- a CDS encoding IclR family transcriptional regulator — encoded protein: MKEAANVAGGRVSREGSGSRQNPYFLLQSVDRALAVLELFNERASELGLGEMSEALGLHKSMVHRLVATLEMRGFLERNTHTGRWRIGPKMFELGELFLTDYGIEGLTHDLERLAEQTGLSAHLAILDKGEVLYIRNVEKRSELGLVFHARVGQRAPVQTTALGKCLVAWMPPEEIRQILATRGLPRRTPATITDPERFLEHLALVREQGYAFDLEESAAGICCLGAPVRNVAGRVVAGVSVTAATSEADAGYLAQLVPVVLDTARRMSMRLGHRSGLR
- a CDS encoding FAD-binding protein; this encodes MDRTEAFDVLIIGGGAAGIRAAIEAAGAGLRTAIVTKGRLGYSGATFYPKTPGWGMQAVLTGAEGDSPEEHLREIREAGQGMEDPVLARILAEEAPVRFRDLQSYGIPFLTDGSEPLRMVGCFARRPRAMAAHGMDVIRQVLVGRALSAGCLVRERHHVFGLVKHGGRCVGALAATPSGIVGLKGRAVVLATGGGTQVYRLGLSGGEATGDGYVLGLDAGAELANMEFIQILFAITRPAPKVLLSERVFTHVPRMLNVQGREFLHDYLPRGTSAEEVLAERSTHGPFSSRLPSRWVDIAVASEMVAGRGFPSGGVLLELPQSLLEDERWFSSTWVRWVSRLGIDLRQSLIVAPFAQAFNGGLVIGADTSTGVPGLYAAGEVAAGPHGADRLGGNMIAATQVFGYRAGRSAATFARGTDEVAPETFLREAAETLDVYPFREVVVDSHLSPREVVLRVKRETDGAALVVRDAAGLGTALQAVEGLLGAFDPRCWLARGSSTVALAANSLAEAARAILVACSERRESRGSHYRSDFPQPDDRYSVPLGLRKSGGVLEVFRDPFRRRFRCNSGSC
- a CDS encoding ABC transporter permease: MWARFRRHRLALLGGAILATLVFLAVFAPWVAPRDPYGVDLGAYRSPPSRQYWLGADSSGRDVLSRLIYGARVSLSVGIVAVGIYTVIGVFVGVLAGYYGGWVDHVVMRLADVVLSFPILLLLITMVAVVGPSLWNVMLVIGLVGWPPLARLVRGEFLSLRTREFVEAAQACGARDARTIFVHMLPNVVPTIMVNVTLGVAQAILIESAMSFLGVGVPPPIPTWGNMLTDAQSLTILRHMPWLWVPPGLMIALSVLSINFVGDGLRDALDVRADDRGA
- a CDS encoding ABC transporter permease; the encoded protein is MTSYLARRLLITIPVLIGITVLTFVFVNMAPGDPVMMMVSPEQAAELGQEWLQARRHELGLDQPLPVRYLRWLQELTRGNLGYSLTTGESVAGLIAERLPATVRLLVAALVVGTGIGVPVGIISAVRKYSVLDYSSTLFSMAFIAIPPFFLGLGLIYIFALSLDILPTAGMNTVGVPPSLWDSLLHLVLPATVLGFGQAAQILRYTRSSLLEVLRQDFVRTARAKGLHERVVIYRHALRNALIPVVTVVALNIPALFGGAVITEQIFQWPGVGSLAIASIARRDYSTIMGVNFISAVLVVLCNLAADVAYSVIDPRIRYR